Proteins from a genomic interval of Equus quagga isolate Etosha38 chromosome 11, UCLA_HA_Equagga_1.0, whole genome shotgun sequence:
- the CDR2L gene encoding cerebellar degeneration-related protein 2-like — MRKAAGMEDFAEEEEPWYDQQDLEQDLHLAAELGKTLLERNKELEESLQQMYSTNEEQVQEIEYLTKQLDTLRHVNEQHAKVYEQLDLTARDLELTNQKLVLESRAAQQKIHGLTETIERLQAQVEELQAQVEQLRDLEQLRVRREKRERRRTIHTFPCLKELCTSPRCEDAFRLHSSSLELGPRPLEQENERLQTLVGVLRSQVSQERQRKERAEREYAAVLQEYSELERQLCEMEGCRLRVQELEAELLELQQMKQAKTYLLGREDHLAEALLAPLTQAPEADDPQPGSGDDSGAQDGISSPAASPGHAVRKSCSDTALNAIVAKDPASRHAGNLTLHANSVRKRGMSILREVDEQYHALLEKYEELLSKCRQHGAGVRHAGVQTSRPISRDSSWRDLRGGEEGQGEAKAGEKSLSQHVEAVDKRLEQSQPEYKALFKEIFSRIQKTKADINATKVKTHSSK; from the exons ATGCGGAAAGCTGCCGGGATGGAGGACTTcgcagaggaagaggagccctGGTATGACCAGCAGGACCTGGAGCAGG acTTGCACTTGGCCGCGGAGCTGGGGAAGACGCTGCTGGAGAGGAACAAGGAGCTGGAGGAGTCCCTGCAGCAGATGTACTCCACCAATGAGGAGCAAGTGCAGGAGATCGAG TACCTGACCAAGCAGCTGGACACGCTGCGGCATGTGAATGAGCAGCACGCCAAAGTGTACGAGCAGCTGGACCTGACAGCCCGAGACCTGGAGCTGACCAACCAGAAGCTGGTGCTGGAGAGTAGGGCTGCCCAGCAGAAGATCCATGG gctgacGGAGACCATTGAGCGCCTGCAGGCCCAGGTTGAGGAGCTGCAGGCCCAGGTGGAGCAGCTGCGGGACCTGGAGCAGCTGCGAGTGCGCCGGGAGAAGCGGGAACGCAGGCGCACCATCCACACCTTCCCCTGCCTCAAGGAGCTGTGCACCAGCCCCCG GTGTGAAGATGCCTTCCGCCTGCATAGTTCCTCTCTGGAGCTGGGCCCACGGCCCCTGGAGCAGGAGAACGAGCGGCTGCAGACGTTGGTGGGGGTGCTGCGTTCCCAGGTGAGCCAGGAGCGGCAGCGCAAGGAGAGGGCGGAGCGCGAGTACGCGGCGGTGCTCCAAGAGTACTCGGAGCTGGAGCGGCAGCTCTGCGAGATGGAGGGCTGCCGCCTGCGCGTGCAGGAGCTGGAGGCCGAGCTGCTGGAGCTGCAGCAGATGAAGCAGGCCAAGACCTACCTGCTGGGCCGGGAGGACCACCTGGCCGAGGCCCTGCTGGCGCCCCTCACCCAGGCCCCTGAGGCCGACGACCCACAGCCAGGCAGCGGGGACGACTCGGGCGCCCAGGACGGTATCTCCTCTCCGGCCGCCTCCCCGGGCCATGCTGTGCGCAAGAGCTGCAGTGACACGGCGCTCAACGCCATTGTGGCCAAAGACCCCGCCAGCCGGCACGCGGGCAACCTCACGCTGCACGCCAACAGCGTGCGCAAGCGGGGCATGTCCATCCTGCGGGAGGTGGACGAACAGTACCACGCGCTGCTCGAGAAGTACGAGGAGCTACTGAGCAAGTGCCGGCAGCACGGCGCCGGGGTGCGGCACGCCGGCGTGCAGACGTCACGGCCCATCTCCCGGGACAGCTCATGGAGGGACCTGCGCGGGGGCGAGGAGGGCCAGGGGGAGGCCAAAGCCGGTGAGAAGAGCTTGAGTCAGCACGTGGAGGCCGTGGACAAGCGGCTGGAGCAGAGCCAACCCGAGTACAAGGCGCTCTTCAAGGAGATCTTCTCCAGGATCCAGAAGACCAAGGCTGACATCAATGCCACCAAAGTCAAGACGCACAGCAGCAAGTGA